A single genomic interval of Aureliella helgolandensis harbors:
- a CDS encoding PVC-type heme-binding CxxCH protein, translated as MRIMIPLCSLVLSCLSIPSAMAAEDRIVFNPGNGADHPKHVVLIAGDEEYRTEETMPMLGKILSQHHGFKCTVLFSMSEDNVSYIDPNNSTGLKGLDALQDADLMIIGTRFRTPDAKGSQFVTQYLNEGKPVLGIRTATHAFNGKGSFGGIPFADFGLQVLGETWVNHHGKHKVEGARSVVEKGQANHPILRGVGEIFCPSDVYGVKHLTDDDQILLRAAVTESLDPRSPNVEGAKNDPMQAFAWLHSYQKPNGSGQGNAFCATGGAAVDFADEDLRRLVVNAALHLTGRDVPAHSNVAFVDPFDPSFYGFIREPANYWEKRDLQPADFGLGKATVAVDPANSPAWKFVETASDSPSSSSSLPFEFRDQERIAFVGGSLAERMNLFGYFESLLHTRFPEKELIVRNFGWPADEVGNQQRPDNYTEIDNPMDEFGPELFLCFFGFNEHFRGDSASEIEQFQTQYGQWIERYKQKYSKAGREARFILVSPIAFEATDKATLPDGESNNRSLEKYSAAVRDLAQQLDLPYIELFQPTKVAFAEEAGAQYTINGVHSNEQGDRLIAAELDKQLFQTPHPVGMDVSTFHRIREAVNDKSWLHLQDYRMLNGWYVYGGRRTWDTETFPGEYQKIRKMVAVRDRYIWDLAEGKDVPEIPDDSETGEVFIPETMFGTRDEGFRKWREPKTLEYPTPEESMAQMNVPEGFEIQLFASEADFPEFSNPTQMTFDTQGRLWVSCMVNYPQWLPGSAKPGDKILIFEDTDKDGRADVCKTFYDRLICPTGFEFHEDGVLVVDEPRIIFLRDTDGDDQADEVNYLIDGIATDDTHHAMGAWEWSHGGLLYMLEGVSMSTTLETPWGPFRNKGPSGAYVFDPQSWKFRHFRTPGYGNPWCMVFDRWGMGIIGDGTNAQQHWTSPLSGFAVPSRKTLRPIFDNEGMRPAVGNDFLYSRHFPDSVQGQFIYACVINMHGMPRFDVGDEADTAGFAGQRVDDLLSSTDMFFRPVDPQIGPDGALWFGDWCNALIGHMQYSQRDPNRDHQHGRLYRMVYKDKPLLEPTLQAGKSIEELLEQLTAYETRTRYRARRELRARESSEVLSAVKQWIQDPNTSANQLCEAMWLQESFRQLDPTLIDRIMSSSDFHARAAAVHSVGNEIERYPAALDLFKRAIRDEHPRVRLETIRGLSYIPTSESAEVALQVLAMPTDYWIDYTLEHTLQALKPSIDAAEDQGTFLANSGEEVKQFYQDYKLSTGPGGQAVKPLKEAEDTELSQRRREAAIRTLSGIRGGDSKRGSVVFDRVCAACHQIGDKGKAFGPRLDDVGARYSREHIIRNVLWPNDTIAKGYETVQLLTIDGEVISGFILSETEDSLTLGVATGDGKGKEETIAKEDIEIRKEMKASSMPEGLVKTIAPSEFLDLIEYLSDQNQYVVHEDGWIETGAADVGELRKHGEFIEISRDAQLQLGANFSTNWTKYSNLVLSAVDPNQREFAFHSPNQDTQSPAIGIRLSAPAEIRHIDIQNRRNPQFYERAKDLAVWVSDDGKAWKQVWKSEMPAGEYSIDLPAGTRGKYLKVGLDGKGIFHLNQIVVFGSR; from the coding sequence ATGAGAATCATGATCCCTCTATGCAGCTTAGTATTGAGCTGCCTCTCGATTCCATCAGCGATGGCAGCTGAAGATCGCATAGTATTCAATCCGGGCAACGGAGCGGACCACCCCAAGCACGTGGTCCTGATCGCAGGAGACGAAGAGTATCGAACGGAGGAGACCATGCCGATGCTGGGTAAGATCCTCAGCCAGCATCATGGTTTCAAATGCACGGTATTGTTCTCGATGTCGGAGGACAACGTCAGTTATATCGACCCCAACAATTCGACGGGTCTCAAGGGACTGGACGCACTGCAGGATGCCGATCTGATGATTATCGGCACGCGATTCAGAACGCCCGATGCGAAAGGTAGTCAGTTCGTTACACAATACCTCAACGAGGGCAAGCCGGTCCTCGGCATCCGCACCGCCACGCATGCCTTTAACGGAAAAGGTTCCTTCGGCGGAATTCCGTTCGCAGACTTTGGGCTGCAAGTTTTAGGGGAAACATGGGTCAATCACCATGGCAAGCACAAGGTCGAGGGGGCTCGAAGCGTGGTGGAAAAAGGCCAAGCCAACCATCCAATCCTCAGGGGCGTGGGAGAAATCTTTTGCCCATCGGATGTCTACGGAGTCAAACATCTAACCGACGATGATCAAATTCTTCTCAGGGCTGCAGTTACCGAATCACTGGACCCTCGATCCCCCAACGTGGAAGGCGCCAAGAACGATCCCATGCAAGCCTTCGCATGGCTCCACTCCTACCAGAAGCCCAACGGTAGCGGGCAGGGGAATGCATTCTGCGCGACCGGTGGTGCGGCAGTCGATTTCGCCGACGAGGACCTCAGACGTTTAGTCGTGAACGCAGCTTTGCATCTGACCGGCCGCGACGTCCCAGCCCATTCGAACGTCGCTTTCGTCGACCCATTCGACCCGAGCTTCTATGGATTCATTCGCGAACCAGCCAACTACTGGGAAAAGCGAGACTTGCAACCTGCCGATTTCGGCTTGGGCAAAGCGACTGTGGCTGTCGACCCCGCCAATTCGCCTGCCTGGAAATTCGTGGAAACAGCATCGGATAGCCCGTCGTCCTCCAGCTCTTTGCCCTTTGAGTTCCGTGATCAAGAACGGATCGCCTTCGTGGGTGGCTCGCTGGCAGAACGCATGAATCTGTTCGGATACTTTGAGTCCCTCTTACACACTCGGTTTCCTGAAAAGGAATTGATCGTCCGCAATTTTGGCTGGCCCGCAGATGAGGTGGGCAACCAACAGCGGCCGGACAATTACACGGAAATTGACAATCCAATGGACGAGTTCGGACCAGAACTCTTCCTCTGCTTCTTCGGCTTCAATGAACACTTTCGCGGTGATTCAGCTAGCGAGATTGAGCAATTCCAAACCCAATACGGTCAGTGGATTGAACGCTACAAGCAGAAGTACTCCAAGGCGGGCCGCGAGGCGCGTTTCATTCTCGTCAGCCCCATCGCCTTCGAAGCGACTGACAAAGCCACCTTGCCCGATGGAGAGAGCAACAATCGCTCACTCGAAAAATACTCCGCTGCCGTTCGTGACTTAGCTCAACAGCTCGACCTGCCCTATATCGAATTGTTCCAGCCGACCAAGGTCGCCTTCGCAGAGGAGGCCGGTGCTCAATACACCATCAATGGCGTGCATTCCAACGAACAGGGGGATCGTTTGATTGCCGCCGAACTCGACAAACAACTGTTCCAAACACCTCATCCCGTCGGCATGGATGTCTCGACATTCCACCGAATCCGTGAGGCAGTCAACGACAAATCGTGGTTGCACCTCCAAGATTATCGGATGCTCAACGGTTGGTACGTCTACGGCGGCCGCCGCACTTGGGACACCGAGACCTTCCCTGGCGAGTACCAAAAGATTCGCAAGATGGTGGCCGTACGCGATCGCTACATCTGGGATCTAGCGGAAGGCAAAGACGTCCCCGAGATCCCCGACGATTCGGAAACCGGTGAGGTCTTTATTCCAGAAACGATGTTCGGCACCCGTGACGAAGGCTTCCGCAAATGGCGGGAGCCCAAAACCCTGGAGTATCCGACCCCGGAAGAGTCGATGGCTCAAATGAACGTTCCGGAAGGGTTTGAAATTCAACTCTTTGCTTCCGAAGCGGACTTCCCAGAGTTCTCGAACCCAACGCAAATGACCTTCGACACCCAAGGCCGCCTGTGGGTCTCCTGCATGGTGAACTATCCACAATGGCTGCCTGGCTCCGCTAAGCCGGGCGATAAAATCTTGATCTTCGAAGACACCGACAAAGATGGCCGCGCCGATGTATGCAAGACCTTCTACGACCGCCTCATTTGCCCTACCGGATTCGAATTCCATGAGGACGGGGTCCTCGTCGTGGATGAGCCTCGCATCATCTTCTTGCGGGATACCGACGGCGATGATCAAGCAGACGAGGTCAACTACTTGATCGATGGCATTGCCACCGATGACACTCACCACGCCATGGGTGCCTGGGAGTGGTCGCACGGAGGACTCCTCTACATGCTCGAAGGGGTCTCCATGTCCACTACCCTCGAGACACCTTGGGGACCGTTCCGCAATAAGGGCCCCTCGGGAGCCTACGTGTTCGATCCACAATCTTGGAAATTCCGCCACTTCCGCACCCCCGGCTACGGCAATCCGTGGTGCATGGTCTTCGATCGCTGGGGTATGGGAATCATCGGCGACGGCACCAACGCCCAACAACATTGGACCAGCCCTCTGTCGGGCTTTGCTGTTCCCTCACGGAAGACATTGAGACCAATTTTCGACAACGAAGGCATGCGTCCTGCCGTGGGCAACGACTTCCTGTACAGTCGCCATTTCCCGGACAGCGTCCAAGGTCAGTTTATCTATGCCTGCGTTATTAATATGCACGGTATGCCACGCTTCGACGTGGGGGATGAAGCCGACACCGCGGGCTTTGCAGGCCAGCGAGTCGACGACCTCCTCAGCTCAACCGACATGTTTTTCCGCCCCGTAGATCCACAAATTGGCCCCGACGGCGCCTTGTGGTTTGGCGATTGGTGCAACGCACTCATCGGGCACATGCAATACTCCCAACGCGATCCGAATCGCGACCACCAACACGGTCGCCTCTATCGCATGGTCTACAAAGACAAACCGCTGCTTGAGCCCACTCTGCAAGCCGGTAAGTCCATCGAGGAATTGTTGGAACAGCTGACCGCCTACGAAACTCGCACCCGCTACCGCGCTCGACGCGAATTACGTGCTCGCGAATCTTCGGAAGTCCTGAGTGCCGTCAAGCAATGGATCCAAGATCCGAACACCTCGGCAAACCAACTTTGCGAAGCGATGTGGCTGCAAGAGAGTTTCCGACAGCTCGATCCGACATTGATCGACCGCATCATGTCTTCCTCCGATTTCCACGCACGTGCAGCGGCTGTGCACTCGGTGGGCAATGAGATTGAACGCTACCCAGCCGCATTGGACCTGTTCAAGCGTGCAATCCGCGACGAACACCCACGTGTCCGCTTAGAGACCATTCGCGGCCTGAGCTACATCCCCACCTCGGAATCGGCAGAAGTGGCCCTGCAAGTCTTGGCGATGCCGACCGATTACTGGATCGATTACACGCTGGAGCATACGCTGCAAGCTCTCAAGCCCTCCATTGATGCGGCTGAAGACCAAGGCACCTTTCTCGCCAATTCCGGTGAAGAGGTTAAGCAGTTTTATCAAGACTACAAACTCTCGACCGGTCCCGGAGGGCAAGCCGTCAAGCCACTCAAGGAAGCCGAAGACACCGAACTATCCCAACGACGACGTGAAGCGGCGATTCGTACTTTGAGTGGTATCCGCGGTGGAGATAGCAAGCGCGGTTCCGTGGTATTCGATCGCGTCTGCGCGGCTTGCCACCAAATAGGCGACAAAGGCAAGGCATTTGGCCCTCGCCTAGACGACGTTGGTGCACGCTATAGCCGCGAACACATTATCCGCAACGTTCTATGGCCCAATGACACCATCGCGAAAGGCTATGAAACGGTGCAGCTCCTGACGATTGACGGTGAAGTCATCTCCGGCTTCATCCTTAGCGAAACGGAAGATTCCTTGACTCTCGGAGTCGCAACCGGAGACGGTAAGGGCAAAGAGGAAACGATCGCCAAGGAAGACATTGAAATTCGCAAGGAGATGAAAGCCAGCTCCATGCCCGAGGGGCTGGTGAAGACCATCGCTCCGAGCGAGTTTCTCGACCTGATCGAATACCTCAGCGATCAGAATCAATACGTCGTCCACGAGGATGGCTGGATTGAAACGGGAGCCGCAGATGTCGGCGAACTTCGCAAGCATGGTGAATTCATTGAGATCTCACGTGATGCTCAACTGCAATTGGGGGCTAATTTTTCCACCAATTGGACGAAGTACTCCAACCTAGTCCTAAGCGCTGTTGATCCCAATCAGCGCGAGTTCGCGTTCCACTCTCCCAACCAGGACACGCAGTCGCCAGCCATCGGCATCCGCCTGTCCGCGCCTGCAGAAATTCGTCACATCGACATTCAGAATCGCCGCAATCCACAGTTCTACGAACGCGCCAAGGATTTAGCGGTCTGGGTATCGGACGATGGCAAGGCCTGGAAACAGGTCTGGAAAAGCGAGATGCCTGCGGGCGAGTACTCGATCGATTTGCCAGCCGGCACGCGAGGTAAATACCTGAAAGTGGGCTTGGATGGTAAGGGCATTTTCCACCTTAACCAGATCGTCGTGTTTGGCTCGCGTTAG
- a CDS encoding sulfatase-like hydrolase/transferase, with translation MHSSIVHACVLLATAGIVLLDSLGSRLQAAERPNVVWLISEDNSAEYLRLYDAHGAEAPRIAQLASDGLLFKNAYSNAPVCSVARTTLMTGCYGPRIGTQFHRREFEAPMPPGVEMFPAYLRAAGYYTTNNSKKDYNATETRGTWDESSKSANWRGRRAGQSFFHMQSFGATHESSLHFSQQDFERQKTIHDPTTVSIAPYHPDTELFRFTVAKYLDNIQTVDQQIGAVVDQLDQDELLEDTFIFYFGDHGGVLPRGKGYAYNNGLHVPLVVRIPENFKHLSPWPADSQVPGFVQFIDMGATTLNLAGVPVPTGIDGQPFLGLGVTASAVDARDEAFGYADRFDEKYDFVRSLRVGKYDYIRSYQPFNFDGLQNNYRYIMLAYRQWREQFQAGKLNETQSQFFRTRPSEMLFDVEADPHEVHNLANDPAYATVLQRMRDRLQSKVKSLPDLSFYPESYLAEHAAANPTQFGTQHASEIAEYVAIADLSLAKFRDIESDLERALASRDPIARYWAIIACSSHGKSAASLAPIAQQLAQNDDNRLVRVRAAEFLGLIGVSDPQSVLLECLGQSKSPIEANLILNTVVLLRDGEPGYDFDISARNLLPQALESQEVQRRLAYLEAVDGIPKNPQARPQRVPKSAQ, from the coding sequence ATGCATTCCTCAATCGTCCACGCTTGCGTCTTACTCGCCACGGCCGGCATTGTGCTGCTCGATTCACTCGGGTCGCGTTTGCAAGCCGCAGAACGCCCCAACGTTGTATGGTTGATCTCGGAAGACAATTCCGCTGAATACCTACGACTCTACGACGCGCATGGAGCGGAGGCACCACGCATTGCACAATTGGCCAGTGACGGCCTGCTTTTCAAGAATGCGTACTCCAATGCTCCCGTCTGCTCGGTTGCCAGAACGACCTTAATGACCGGCTGTTACGGCCCCCGAATTGGCACACAGTTCCACCGTCGCGAATTCGAAGCCCCCATGCCACCTGGGGTTGAGATGTTTCCGGCTTACCTCCGAGCAGCGGGGTACTACACGACCAACAATAGCAAGAAGGATTATAACGCAACGGAGACTCGAGGCACTTGGGATGAGTCTTCGAAGAGTGCAAACTGGCGAGGCCGCAGGGCAGGGCAGTCCTTCTTTCACATGCAAAGTTTTGGGGCCACGCACGAGAGCTCGCTCCACTTTTCTCAGCAGGACTTCGAGCGACAGAAAACGATCCACGATCCGACCACTGTCTCTATCGCCCCTTACCATCCAGACACCGAGCTCTTTCGCTTCACGGTCGCCAAGTATCTGGACAACATTCAAACTGTAGACCAACAAATCGGGGCAGTTGTCGATCAACTCGATCAGGACGAATTGCTGGAAGACACATTCATCTTCTACTTCGGCGACCACGGCGGTGTCCTCCCACGCGGAAAGGGCTACGCCTACAACAACGGATTGCACGTCCCCCTGGTCGTACGCATCCCTGAGAATTTCAAACACCTTTCCCCCTGGCCGGCCGACTCCCAGGTTCCAGGCTTCGTGCAATTCATTGATATGGGAGCCACCACGCTCAACCTGGCTGGAGTCCCCGTTCCCACCGGCATTGATGGCCAGCCATTCCTCGGGCTGGGCGTCACTGCTTCCGCGGTCGATGCACGTGATGAAGCCTTTGGCTATGCCGACCGTTTCGATGAAAAATACGATTTCGTTCGCTCCCTCCGAGTCGGGAAATACGACTACATTCGCAGCTACCAACCGTTCAATTTCGACGGTTTGCAAAACAACTACCGCTATATCATGCTTGCCTACCGCCAATGGCGAGAACAATTCCAGGCCGGAAAGCTCAACGAAACGCAGAGCCAATTCTTCCGCACTCGACCGTCAGAAATGCTATTCGACGTCGAAGCGGATCCCCATGAAGTTCACAATCTGGCCAACGACCCCGCCTACGCTACCGTGCTGCAGCGAATGCGAGACCGATTGCAATCGAAAGTCAAATCACTGCCCGACCTGAGCTTCTACCCGGAGAGCTATTTGGCCGAACACGCCGCCGCCAATCCAACGCAATTCGGCACGCAGCACGCTTCAGAAATTGCCGAATATGTCGCCATCGCAGATCTTAGCTTAGCCAAGTTTCGTGACATTGAATCCGATCTGGAGCGGGCCCTCGCTTCCCGCGATCCAATTGCCCGCTACTGGGCAATCATCGCGTGCAGCTCGCACGGCAAGAGCGCCGCCAGTCTCGCTCCTATTGCCCAACAGCTTGCACAAAACGACGACAACCGACTCGTGCGCGTCCGTGCTGCCGAGTTCCTGGGGCTTATCGGCGTGTCGGATCCTCAAAGCGTATTGCTGGAATGCCTCGGCCAGAGCAAGTCCCCCATCGAAGCTAACTTGATCCTCAACACCGTAGTACTGTTACGCGATGGCGAACCGGGATACGACTTCGATATCTCGGCTCGGAATCTTCTACCCCAAGCGTTGGAGAGCCAGGAAGTCCAAAGGCGACTAGCCTACCTCGAAGCGGTCGACGGTATTCCCAAAAACCCACAGGCACGCCCCCAACGCGTCCCAAAATCAGCCCAGTAA